A segment of the Streptomyces sp. NBC_00376 genome:
CCCTACCGCTGCGCCCGCGCCGCCCTCCCGCACCTGGTGGCCTCCGGCCGGGGCGCGATCGTCAACATCGGCTCGGTCAACGGCGAGCAGGACTTCGGCAACCACGGCTACAGCGCGGCCAAGGCGGGCCTGGCCAGCCTGACCCGCACCCTGGCCGGCCACGCGGGCCCGCGCGGCGTACGCGTCAACCTGGTCGCCCCCGGCACCATCCGCACGGACGCCTGGGCGGGCCGCGACGCCGAACTGACCCGGGTGAGCGCCCTCTACCCGCTCGGCCGGGTCGGCGAGCCGGAGGACATCGCGTCCGCCGTCGCCTTCCTCGCCTCGCGCGACGCGGCCTGGATCACGGGGACGACGCTGCGTGTGGACGGCGGACTGACGGCGACGAACTACGGGTTCCGGGACGCGGTTTCGGGGGCCTGACCTGTGCGGGCCCGGTCCGCCCCGGGCCCGTGTCAGGCGAGCACGGGGTGGATGAGCCGCCCGTTGAGGACGAGGGAGGCGGCCTGCTTGAGACGGCGCACGCGCACGCTGATCTCGTAGCCCCTGATGCCCTCGGTACGGGCGAAGCGGCCGCTGAGGTAGCGGTAGAAGTCCTGGGTGTCCTTGCAGATGACCACGGCCATGATGTTGTGCTTGCCGCTGATGGCCGCGGCGAAGGC
Coding sequences within it:
- a CDS encoding SDR family NAD(P)-dependent oxidoreductase, which codes for MTPQGSAGSRFDGYGVLITGAGRGIGAATARRLASEGARVLVTDLDGDRAEHTAAAIREAGGTAEPLPCDVADRAAVEAAVAHAVAAFGSLDVLVNNAYACTTDVPLFEDEPDQAWQRDLDVTLTGPYRCARAALPHLVASGRGAIVNIGSVNGEQDFGNHGYSAAKAGLASLTRTLAGHAGPRGVRVNLVAPGTIRTDAWAGRDAELTRVSALYPLGRVGEPEDIASAVAFLASRDAAWITGTTLRVDGGLTATNYGFRDAVSGA